DNA from Magnolia sinica isolate HGM2019 chromosome 19, MsV1, whole genome shotgun sequence:
agccttggatctgccttagttttgggctaataccctaaaatgatctttaaaactggatggacagcatggataaaaactcatctatcatggtgagccccacagagcccctgcctggatggattattgtccaggcgggggcaggacgcaatccgcttcactTCCTGAAAGGTAATTGCTGTAGTAATGTAGAcaggacaaaaaaaaaaggccctttCAAGTCTCTTCTCACTCAGATGAAAGACCCAACATGAGAGATGCATAGAAAAGGTCAACAGATGTAAAAATAGAAATTATTGCCCAACTCTCTGCCATATTTTGAGAAACCTACACACCAAGGAAATTCTGTTGAAACTTCCCTCCATCAAAGAATATGCAACAGAACCTCTGAATAAAAACAATAATCACCAAGCAAAGGACGCATGAGAAAGGCCTGCAAAATCAAACCTTTAAGAAGTGCACGGCCAATTCTGCCTGAAACCCATCTGCCATCTGAATGAGTGCATGGTCTGGTTTGTTGCGGAGCAGTTTGATTCGGACAATGTTACCATAAACAGAGAACAGATTGAAAAGTTTATCCTCATCGATTTTCTGCAGAGAAGAGCCAAAGAGCTAGTAATGACAGATTGGCACACAAGCATATCTCAAAAAACCAGCTGGTCAACCTGTCGCCCAAGTTAACCACTCACTTACCAGGTCACTTTGTTCAGATTTTGAGCAACAGAAAACCTCATTTGCCAGGTGACCAGGTATGTGTTCACTTTGTCTCAGTCGGAAAGAGTCAAGAAAGTCTTGTTGCATATCGGtgtagaggttttttttttttttttttttccttttattatcTAAGCACATTCTAGGTACGACAGTAAAGGGAGGGAATTTTCCAAAACCCTATTTGCAACCTAGGCTTTATTCACATGAGAAATAAGAAAGACATCATTGTTATTACTGTAATAGGGGTTGATTAAAGAATGAAGCTTTATTCACTGGGTTAACCCAAGTTCTGTGCTGACCGAATAAATATCCAAGTCTGGCTCCAGGTTTTGAACTATGCAAATAAGTGACAGAATAAAAATAGGCAATGGAGATGGGGAAAATTACTTACATCAGGATCCAGATTGGAGACAAGGATGGTGCACCTGTCATTTGTACCACTTATTCCAGAAGGCAAGCCTCCACCAAATGCAGCTGCAATGGCTGCAGCATTTCCCATCTACAGATTAAgaagaaagaaagtaagaaaaaaagaaaaagaaaaaaaagaagatcatAAATGCATAAAAGTGAGAACGGACTTTCCCCAAAAAAAGGATGCAAACATGCTGGGTATTCAAAAGAAGACAAGCTGGAGATCATTCAGAGTTCAGACGAATTGCCTAAGCAACCCTACCTGAGGAAATGCCACTGAAACATAAAGTAAAATGTGGATCAGTGAGTGAGATGACAAAGAACCATACAAAAGTAAGAGGAAAGAACAATATAAGCACCTGCCCCGGAACCTGGAGGTTGAAGTGCATACAGACCCCCAGCATCACCATAGCCAGGCTGTTGCAAAAAACAGTAACAGAATGCACATCGGGCATTTCAGTATCAAATCTAATGATggtatttcttatttcttttttgtcttttatGAAGGTTGAAATAATAATAATGCCATTTCTTTTAACAATGTTGTATATAATGATGGTACAACTAGCCTTGGATGTGCAAAACCACGAACCCATTATGCTAAAACCAAAGACTAAGTCACTGAAGAGACGAGTCACTAAACAGATACCTTGGAGTTGGAAGTAAAGGGTAGGCTCTTACCAGAGAGGATCTGCTTGTCTGTTCAGATGGCAACGACGGATTTGTGAAATCCCTGCAAACAAAAAGTGAGTCTCAACAGCAGCAGCATTAAGCTGACAATCGATAAGGCCCCTTAAGTATAAAATTTTCAAGCCACAGAAAGTTAAATGTATGAGAAGCTACCAGCGCACCTAGATCGCTCATTATTATAGTTCACCTGTAACTCACTGAGGCTGGATTGTGAACAGAAGAAAAAAAGAGCCATGTCAGGTGCAAAAACCGAAAGCAGTAAATAATGGCATTCCAAAAGGTACATACTTGGAGAACTGAATATCTAGCTGACAGCAACCATCGTAGATATTGCGTCCCTACAGAGAAGTAACCCAGACACAGCTTATCAAATCAACTTTCCAAACTCAATGAAAACTTCCGAATTTCACAAAACAAGTAAATAAAAGTTTGCATGGATATAGTCAACTCACTTGCAAAGCATTTCTTGCTTGAACAGCACTCTGACCTGACTGATACTGGATGAGGGCTTGAGAACCTACACAAACAAAGCTAGACTATTTAAAAGGGTACACAATGCATCGCTCGCGAGATTAGAAAAGGTGCACTTGCAACAACAAGAGTTCTCCTATTACGGTTACAAGTTTCCACAGCATAAAATCTTAATCAGATATCAGAAGAAACCATGTACACAAtggaatgaaaataaaaaatacagaACCTTCCGGACAATAATGAGCAAACTCCATCCAATCATATCTTCAAAGTTCAAAACAGggtaaaaaataaacattaagagatagagaaagaagatTTGAAGAAGCTGACCAGCGGACTTCTGAAATGTGACGATCTTCTCCACGAATCCATGAGGAGAAAAAACTTGATGCAGCACTTCCACTGTTATAGGATAGAGTAGGTGATGAATTGTAACTAAGAGAACTCGATTGGGCTCTGCATCCTGAGAGTGCCCAACAGCAGAGCAGCATAGAGACAGGAGATAGAAGAATGAATAGAGAAGAATAGATCGAGAAAAGAAGGGAGTAAAGACAAATTAAGGGAGCACGTGAAAATACTCAGTTATGCCACAGCAAGCAAACAAGCATTTGAGGTTCCAGTAAAAcaaaagaaacaaggaaaagtAATTATGATCTTAACTAATTCCCAttattctctttattatatttcaGATTGACAATCATCCACCCTCAAAACAAGCAATAGTCCAAAATATTCCTCAGTTTAATGTTTATGCTGCAAAGCACGCTTCTCAGCTGTAAGCCTGTTACTTTCTGTTTGAAGCAATGAAATCAAACTCCCTGGGTCATCCAAAGTCTTTTTTATTacattaaatgctgttatgactgTTATGAATGATGTGATGTCATCCTTTTATTGTGAATATTCGTCTACTCCATGCAGTAAGCACAATCATCCAATTATATTGTTTCAGTCAGTGTAGTCATTTGTACCCAATTGTTATATTTGTATCAAAAGCCAGTAGGCATTTAATCAGTTGTGCTTGTTTCTTTCCATGTTGAGTATGCTTTTTCCCACATGTATTCTATTtgcattatcttcttcttttttgtactGCATCTGAAATCACCACTATAGTCCTTTCACTGTGTTAATTGGGTCATGGCAAATTGGATACAGGAGGAACTTTTAGGGTGTGATGGATTCATCTTAACCTCCTCATACGTGCATATGTTGTCtcttttgaaatttcatcatttaatTTCAGATGTTGATGATGGATTTGTTCTTTATATTTGGGCATTTGTTTATGACTCAACCATATTAGCCATGTTTACTGCATTGTACAAAAACTTAACAGAAGTAACACGCCAATCAATCCCAAGTCCAGATGGAAGTTGATGGTAGATGGGTAGCCAGTttcactcttttatttatttgatttttaatttaagggGTGCCAGTCTCAATCCTTTGACAATCAATCATGAAAAAGATGACCCCAAATAGCTCAGCAAGGCTATGATTATGGTGATGATGTGCATTCTACTGACTTCAAAATAAATGCTATGCTATACATCACAAACATTAGCAAAAAGCCGAACCTGCTTAAAAGAGATATCCTACAACATGAGGTGAGTGAACTGTGATCACTTGATGAAGAAATTACCAGATATGAGAAACAAACATGCACTCATGCACTTGCTCAACGGTAATGATGATCTAAGTCAAATGATCACTATCATGGATTAAATGCTTTCAGCTTTTTTCACTACTGGAACTCTAAAGCTAAGTCAGAAACATGACAAATCAAACCCTCACACATCCCATTCTAATGCACATCCTCATTTCAAGACCCAAGGGCATTTCGCTCTAATCGGCCCTGACAAAACTTTTGTGTaccaaaataagaaaatggaTATACATGACATATGGTCACATTGTTACAAAAAATGTCTTTTTTTGCAGGTGGC
Protein-coding regions in this window:
- the LOC131234462 gene encoding polypyrimidine tract-binding protein homolog 3-like isoform X1, producing the protein MLRAKNQALLQMQDMASAVNALQYYTNVQPSIRGRNVYIQFSSHQELTTMDQNAQAHKVGDQDAEPNRVLLVTIHHLLYPITVEVLHQVFSPHGFVEKIVTFQKSAGSQALIQYQSGQSAVQARNALQGRNIYDGCCQLDIQFSNLSELQVNYNNERSRDFTNPSLPSEQTSRSSLPGYGDAGGLYALQPPGSGAVAFPQMGNAAAIAAAFGGGLPSGISGTNDRCTILVSNLDPDKIDEDKLFNLFSVYGNIVRIKLLRNKPDHALIQMADGFQAELAVHFLKGAQLFGKRVEVNFSKHPNITSAPDTREYSGSNLNRFNRNLVKNYRYCCAPTKMIHLSTLPQDINEEDIVAQLEEHGAIVSTKLFEANGKKQALVLFENEEQATEALVCKHASSIDGSVIRISFSQLQSI